Within Bacillota bacterium, the genomic segment GGCAGCCGATTCCGGGGAAAAAGATGCCGGAAAGCCCTTTCGTGATGGTCTGGGAATATGTTTACCGCAAGACCGATGTGGAGAAGATCGGGGAGATGCCTTCCCTGAACATCATCTCTCCGACCTGGTTCAATGTCCGCGATGAAGAAGGGAACGTGGAGAACCTGGCTGACCCCGTCTATGTCAAGTGGGCGCGGGAGAGGGGTTACGATCTATGGGCGGCGGTGACGAGCTCGGCTGATCCTGAATTGACGGCCACGGTTCTCTCCAGCTCGGCCCGGAGGAGAAAGGTTATCGACCAGATCCTCATTTATGCGCGCCTTTACGGATTGGAAGGGCTCAACCTTGATTTTGAAAATTTCCACGCCGACTATCGTGATCTGTACACCCAGTTTGTGCGTGAGCTGGCCCCCCTCTGCAGGGAGGAGGGGCTGGTTCTCTCGGTCGATGTGACGATGCTGTCCAGCAGCGTTTACTGGTCTCTATGCTATGACCGGGCTGCGCTGGCTGCATCTGCGGATTATGTGATGCTGATGGCTTATGACGAACACGGGGGGTCTTCCCGGGTGGCGGGATCGGTATCGTCCCTGCCCTGGGTGGAGCGAGGCCTGCAGAAGGTGCTGCAGGAGGTTCCCGCCGGGAAACTGGTTCTGGGGGTGCCCTTCTATACCCGCCAGTGGGAGATAAAATATCTGGAAGGGGGCGGGCAGGAGGTTTCTTCGAAGGCATATTCCATGGGCATGATCGATGAAATTGTCCGCCGTCAGGGGGCGGCATCAAGGTGGGACAGCGATGCACTTCAGAACAAGGTGGTCTACGAGGAAGGGGAGAAGACTTACGAGATCTGGATCGAGGATGCCGATTCCATGAGACAGAGGGCGGCGCTGGTCAACAAATACGGGCTGGCGGGGATCGCTGCCTGGAGAAGGGGTTTTGAAACACCCGAAATGTGGGAACTGATCGGAACGGCTCTCGGGGATAGATAGTGGCCTTTGCCTTTTCAAACCGTGATCTGTCCCGGGCAAGGATCTGGAAACAAAGATATCGCGGTCGGCCGTGCGCCGCTGATGGGTACCGGTTTCCGTTCCTGTGGAATCAAAGGATCTTGCTGAGGAAATCCCGGGTTCTGGGGGAGACGGCACGATTGAAAAATTGGTCGGGGCTGCCTTCCTCGACGACCAGGCCATCGTCGATGAAGACCATCCTGTCGGCCACTTCCCGGGCAAAACCCATCTCGTGGCTGACAATGACCATGGTCATTCCTTCCTCGGCCAGTTGTTTCATCACGTTCAGTACTTCCTTGATCATCTCGGGGTCGAGGGCGGAGGTTGGTTCATCGAAGAGCATGACCCTGGGTTTCATGGCCAGGGCCCTGGCTATCGCCAGGCGCTGTTGCTGGCCCCCCGATAGTTGCTTGGGGTAGGCATTGATCTTGTCACCAAGGCCGACCTTGGCCAGGAGCTGCCGGGCCAGCTCTTTTCCCTCTTCAACGGATATTCCGGCAACTTTGACCGGTGCCAGGATGATGTTCTGGAGGGCATCCATGTGGGGAAAGAGGTTGAACTGCTGGAAAACCATGCCCACCTCGCGCCGGATGAGGTTGATGTCCACGCCGGGCTTGGTGATATCCTGCCCGCCGATAAGGATCTTGCCTTTCTGCGGTTTTTCCAGCAGGTTGAGACAGCGCAGAAGGGTGCTCTTGCCGGAACCGCTGGCGCCGATGATCACCACCACTTTTCCTTTCTTGATCTCGAGATCTATGCCCCGTAGAACCTGAAGGGAACCGAAACTCTTGTGCAGCCCGCTTACCTCAATCACGTATCTGCCACCGCCTTTCTATATAACCCAGCAAGTTGGAGAGGCTGAAGGTCATGATGAAATAGGTGATCGCCACTGCGGTCATGATGTAAAAAGTGTCGTAGGTCTTTGCCCGGACAAGCTGCCCCACCCGGGCCAGTTCCACGATACCGATGACCGACAACAGGGATGAATCCTTGATGAGGGCGATCAATTCATTGACCATGGGCGGGATGATACGCCTGAAGGCCTGGGGCAG encodes:
- a CDS encoding glycosyl hydrolase, with protein sequence MMDQHGALPPRQLRPRGKEDYRTERGHAPRWEKIVAIVEKVALVAVLLPALGLFVYLFPGFLAADWGEETVLVIGDLKAGEGMARAMEGEIYVRLETIKDHLDPHIHWDELEQTAVITTADRVIHMRSETVASEINLRPVDLEFPLLRDDEECLYLPLMFLSDFYGLRVQYFPGTDTVVIDPRDDGAMGAAVEGGAICLREGPSIRSPVLAVLGDGELLRVEKDRGEEWIRARTVQGLVGHVPRRYIRMESSYAAMLPGDMTATGKEGTVGDHGQPIPGKKMPESPFVMVWEYVYRKTDVEKIGEMPSLNIISPTWFNVRDEEGNVENLADPVYVKWARERGYDLWAAVTSSADPELTATVLSSSARRRKVIDQILIYARLYGLEGLNLDFENFHADYRDLYTQFVRELAPLCREEGLVLSVDVTMLSSSVYWSLCYDRAALAASADYVMLMAYDEHGGSSRVAGSVSSLPWVERGLQKVLQEVPAGKLVLGVPFYTRQWEIKYLEGGGQEVSSKAYSMGMIDEIVRRQGAASRWDSDALQNKVVYEEGEKTYEIWIEDADSMRQRAALVNKYGLAGIAAWRRGFETPEMWELIGTALGDR
- a CDS encoding amino acid ABC transporter ATP-binding protein → MIEVSGLHKSFGSLQVLRGIDLEIKKGKVVVIIGASGSGKSTLLRCLNLLEKPQKGKILIGGQDITKPGVDINLIRREVGMVFQQFNLFPHMDALQNIILAPVKVAGISVEEGKELARQLLAKVGLGDKINAYPKQLSGGQQQRLAIARALAMKPRVMLFDEPTSALDPEMIKEVLNVMKQLAEEGMTMVIVSHEMGFAREVADRMVFIDDGLVVEEGSPDQFFNRAVSPRTRDFLSKIL